A single genomic interval of Phocoenobacter uteri harbors:
- a CDS encoding amino acid aminotransferase: MFKHIQAAPADPILGLGEAFKADTRSHKINLGIGVYKNAQGETPIVKAVKEAERRLLAKENTKNYLTIDGVADYNLHTQTLLFGENADVISQKRAKTAQSLGGTGALRIAAEFIKRHTNVKNIWISTPTWPNHNAIFDAVGINIKGYRYYDAEKKALDWDNLIADLSQAEAGDVVLFHGCCHNPTGIDPTPEQWDILAKMSAEKQWLPLFDFAYQGFANGLEEDAYGLRSFVKNHRELLVASSYSKNFGLYNERVGAFTLVADNEEIANNAFSQVKRIIRVLYSNPASHGANTVATVLGDEELKASWITELGEMRDRIKQMRYQFVALLKEKGATQNFDFIIEQNGMFSFSGLTPVQVDRLKEEFAVYAVRSGRINVAGITADNIDSLCDAIVKVL, translated from the coding sequence ATGTTTAAACATATTCAAGCAGCACCAGCCGATCCTATTTTAGGTTTAGGCGAAGCATTTAAAGCGGATACTCGTTCACATAAAATCAATTTAGGTATCGGTGTTTATAAAAATGCACAGGGTGAAACTCCTATTGTCAAAGCAGTAAAAGAAGCAGAACGCCGTTTACTTGCAAAAGAAAATACCAAAAATTACCTCACTATTGATGGTGTTGCTGATTATAATTTACATACTCAAACCCTTTTATTTGGTGAAAATGCTGATGTCATTTCTCAAAAACGTGCTAAAACCGCTCAAAGTTTAGGTGGAACTGGTGCATTGCGTATTGCTGCAGAGTTTATTAAACGCCACACAAATGTAAAAAATATTTGGATTTCAACCCCTACTTGGCCAAATCACAATGCTATTTTTGATGCAGTTGGGATCAATATCAAAGGTTATCGTTATTATGACGCTGAAAAGAAAGCGTTAGATTGGGATAATTTAATCGCTGATTTAAGCCAAGCAGAAGCAGGTGATGTGGTGTTATTTCACGGCTGTTGCCATAACCCAACAGGGATCGATCCAACTCCTGAACAGTGGGATATTTTAGCGAAAATGTCTGCTGAAAAACAATGGCTTCCACTTTTTGACTTTGCTTATCAAGGCTTTGCGAACGGCTTAGAAGAAGATGCTTACGGTTTACGTTCATTCGTGAAAAATCATCGTGAATTATTGGTTGCTAGTTCATATTCTAAAAACTTTGGTTTATACAACGAACGTGTCGGTGCGTTTACATTAGTTGCAGATAATGAAGAAATTGCAAACAATGCGTTTAGTCAAGTGAAACGCATTATCCGTGTACTCTACTCTAACCCTGCGTCTCATGGGGCGAATACCGTTGCAACTGTTTTAGGCGATGAAGAATTAAAAGCAAGCTGGATTACTGAATTAGGCGAAATGCGTGATCGAATCAAGCAAATGCGTTATCAATTTGTCGCATTATTAAAAGAAAAAGGGGCAACCCAAAATTTTGATTTTATCATTGAACAAAACGGAATGTTCTCATTTAGTGGTTTAACACCCGTACAAGTAGATCGCTTAAAAGAAGAGTTTGCTGTTTATGCCGTACGCTCAGGACGTATCAATGTAGCTGGAATCACAGCAGATAATATTGATAGTTTATGTGATGCGATTGTAAAAGTGCTATAA
- a CDS encoding sugar ABC transporter substrate-binding protein has translation MKKTLITLGLAALLSTSAFAEKVQVGVVMKSLANEFWKTVEIGAKEYADKNKDVFEMEAIGLKDESDVDTQINTLESFITKQKDIIAVAPSNSVALIPSIKRALDAGIIVVNFDVRLDKKASQQMGLPDDFLFVGPNNEQGAYEVGDFLAKSLPKNAKVFIIEGNPGAENAIERKRGFMKVVEENQLNLLASRTAHWETEEANTVMTNLLTKYPDVQGVMCANDSMVLGVVKAIEAAGKSGQIKVVGFDNIAPVQDLMKKGKVLASEDFFGKDLAVNAIKTGLRIHSGEKLSGWVKTPVKLVTAEDLKK, from the coding sequence ATGAAAAAAACACTAATTACGTTAGGGTTAGCTGCTTTATTAAGCACAAGTGCATTTGCTGAAAAGGTTCAAGTTGGTGTAGTGATGAAATCACTTGCTAATGAATTTTGGAAGACTGTAGAAATCGGTGCAAAGGAATATGCAGACAAAAATAAAGATGTTTTTGAAATGGAAGCTATTGGTTTAAAAGACGAAAGCGATGTAGATACTCAGATCAATACGCTTGAAAGTTTTATTACTAAGCAAAAAGATATTATTGCTGTGGCACCTTCTAATTCTGTTGCATTGATTCCGTCAATCAAACGTGCATTAGATGCGGGAATTATTGTTGTAAATTTCGATGTTCGTTTAGATAAAAAAGCCTCACAACAAATGGGGTTACCTGACGACTTCTTATTTGTAGGTCCTAATAATGAACAGGGTGCGTATGAAGTAGGGGATTTCTTAGCTAAAAGTCTTCCTAAAAATGCAAAAGTATTCATTATTGAAGGAAATCCTGGTGCAGAAAATGCGATTGAACGTAAACGTGGCTTTATGAAAGTGGTAGAAGAAAATCAATTAAATTTACTTGCCTCTCGTACGGCTCACTGGGAAACCGAAGAAGCTAATACAGTGATGACCAATCTTTTAACTAAATATCCAGATGTTCAAGGTGTAATGTGTGCGAATGACTCTATGGTTTTAGGCGTTGTTAAAGCTATTGAAGCAGCAGGGAAAAGTGGACAAATTAAAGTGGTTGGTTTTGATAATATTGCACCAGTACAGGATCTAATGAAAAAAGGTAAAGTATTAGCAAGCGAAGATTTCTTTGGGAAAGATTTAGCAGTTAATGCGATCAAAACGGGTTTACGAATTCATTCTGGCGAAAAATTATCAGGCTGGGTAAAAACACCCGTTAAATTAGTTACAGCGGAAGATCTTAAAAAATAA
- a CDS encoding YdgA family protein, producing MKLSKIAISLIAVVGVVQIGGAWYTGTQAEEYYENLIAEVNKEFKKAIPHDIKLKIQNQKFERHFFNSDFSYDLVLTTPEGETYKFKGQDKLNHGPLPLDRLVKGKLLPVMANIEGSLLAVENTQNIFKDNIALTSQMNVNYDRSYEGNLTINPAKTDNFETEKTTVVFDFDKNNIGDLNLKNQSITFNYPNSVKGTLKEIEYNATTVSDQYPNLELGDYVFNVKEFQLTSPEQEVFVIKDIKSIGKNRVDSEEYLGNADIEMDLVIQKNGISQDLGKMALNIDLKGNAEAWDIATEHFDDESSDNPLNDEYIIEAISKGLTFNINELSLKNGQGKSGLKLVLNADKFDPELVQSQQDILTILKQSALDVNLNIPAFQLMFKQKALLDKKTEQEANDFAKVAIEKLISDAKQSEIAIVDDKNINVKLAIDNGKVMLNERELSDQEIQQFLFILAFGLMSIPH from the coding sequence ATGAAATTATCAAAAATTGCAATTTCTTTAATTGCAGTAGTAGGGGTTGTCCAAATTGGTGGTGCTTGGTACACAGGTACGCAAGCTGAAGAATATTATGAGAATCTAATCGCAGAAGTGAATAAAGAATTTAAAAAAGCTATTCCTCATGATATAAAACTTAAAATACAAAATCAGAAATTTGAACGTCATTTTTTCAATTCTGATTTTAGCTATGATTTAGTGCTTACAACACCTGAAGGTGAAACTTATAAATTCAAGGGACAAGATAAACTTAATCACGGCCCATTACCTCTTGATCGCTTAGTTAAAGGTAAACTATTACCTGTTATGGCAAATATTGAAGGTTCGTTACTTGCCGTTGAAAATACACAAAATATCTTCAAAGATAATATCGCATTAACTTCTCAAATGAATGTGAATTATGATCGTAGCTACGAAGGTAATCTGACCATAAATCCTGCAAAAACAGACAATTTTGAAACTGAAAAGACGACTGTCGTATTTGATTTTGATAAAAATAATATTGGAGATTTAAACCTTAAAAATCAATCTATTACCTTTAATTATCCAAACTCAGTAAAAGGTACGCTGAAAGAGATTGAATATAATGCTACAACAGTAAGTGATCAATATCCTAATTTAGAGTTAGGCGATTATGTTTTTAATGTAAAAGAATTTCAATTAACATCACCTGAACAAGAAGTATTTGTGATAAAAGATATTAAATCTATTGGTAAAAACAGAGTAGATAGCGAAGAATATCTTGGTAATGCAGATATCGAAATGGATCTTGTTATACAAAAGAATGGAATTAGTCAAGATCTAGGAAAAATGGCATTAAATATTGATTTAAAAGGCAATGCTGAGGCTTGGGATATCGCAACTGAACACTTTGATGATGAATCAAGCGATAATCCACTAAATGATGAATATATTATTGAAGCCATATCAAAAGGATTAACATTTAATATCAATGAGTTATCATTAAAAAATGGACAAGGTAAAAGTGGACTAAAATTAGTTCTGAATGCAGATAAGTTTGATCCTGAACTCGTTCAATCTCAACAGGATATTCTTACAATCCTAAAACAATCGGCTCTTGATGTTAATTTGAATATTCCTGCATTTCAACTAATGTTTAAACAAAAAGCATTATTAGATAAGAAAACCGAGCAAGAAGCCAATGATTTTGCCAAAGTCGCTATTGAGAAACTAATCAGTGATGCGAAACAAAGTGAAATTGCTATTGTTGATGATAAAAATATCAACGTAAAATTAGCCATAGACAATGGCAAGGTGATGCTTAATGAACGAGAATTATCGGATCAAGAAATTCAACAATTTTTATTTATACTTGCCTTTGGTTTAATGAGTATTCCACATTAA
- a CDS encoding aminodeoxychorismate synthase component I, which produces MQNFIQIANQFGKQKSPFFFLIDFEQQKPLIMPLEQTYTSGVIFSFFCKNNINEEKRITKPFEFSFTPMEYANYQQGFELVKQHIQAGNSYLLNLTYPTAIQTNFSLEELFFNTQAKYKLWLNDQFVCFSPETFVRIKDNQIFSYPMKGTINADEPNAKQLLLENEKEIAEHNTIVDLIRNDLSIVAHNIEVTKYRYLEKLTTHKGAIYQTSSEICGQLAENWQDEIGSLLAKLLPAGSISGAPKVKTVEIIQQAEKQERGYYTGVFGYFDGESLESAVAIRYIEKQGEQFLFRSGGGVTSQSKLDDEYNEILEKVYVPISSI; this is translated from the coding sequence ATGCAAAATTTTATTCAAATAGCCAATCAATTTGGCAAACAAAAATCCCCTTTTTTCTTCCTCATTGACTTTGAACAGCAAAAACCGTTAATTATGCCACTTGAACAAACATATACAAGCGGTGTTATTTTTTCCTTTTTTTGCAAAAATAATATAAATGAAGAAAAAAGAATCACAAAACCGTTTGAGTTTTCATTTACACCAATGGAATATGCAAACTATCAACAAGGCTTTGAGTTAGTTAAACAACATATTCAAGCAGGTAATAGCTATCTACTTAATCTGACTTATCCAACAGCAATTCAAACTAATTTCAGTTTAGAAGAATTATTTTTCAACACTCAAGCTAAATATAAGTTATGGCTGAACGATCAATTTGTCTGCTTCTCGCCTGAAACTTTTGTCCGCATTAAGGACAATCAGATATTTTCCTATCCAATGAAAGGAACAATTAACGCTGATGAACCTAATGCTAAACAGCTATTGCTTGAAAATGAAAAGGAAATTGCCGAGCATAACACGATTGTAGATTTGATCCGAAACGATCTTTCCATTGTGGCTCACAATATTGAAGTAACCAAATACCGATATCTTGAAAAACTAACCACCCATAAAGGAGCAATTTATCAAACCAGCTCTGAAATTTGTGGGCAATTAGCTGAAAACTGGCAAGATGAAATTGGATCATTATTAGCTAAATTATTACCTGCTGGCTCAATTAGTGGTGCTCCCAAAGTGAAAACAGTTGAAATTATTCAACAGGCCGAAAAGCAGGAAAGAGGCTACTACACTGGCGTTTTTGGTTATTTTGATGGCGAAAGTTTAGAAAGTGCTGTTGCAATTCGTTATATAGAAAAACAGGGGGAACAATTTTTATTCCGCAGTGGAGGAGGAGTTACTTCACAAAGTAAACTTGATGATGAATATAACGAGATTTTAGAGAAAGTTTATGTGCCAATATCCTCTATTTGA
- a CDS encoding sugar ABC transporter ATP-binding protein → MSDNYLLKLSNICKSFSGVKVLEGINLNIRAGTCHVLAGENGAGKSTLIKMICGYHQPTSGEMLLDNKPFLPKTPFDAISLGINAVYQELNLLPNLSVAENLFFDNLPRNTFGFVDKNKLYVQTKEALAQFDLDISPDTPVSQLGIAYMQMIEIIKALSKNGRILILDEPTATLTPKEIEKLFSILKRLKEQGVTLIYISHRLNELKEIGDDISILRNGVVVKSCPIDEISTEEMIKEMIGRQMEEEYPFDESIQIGEIIFEAKNITTNKIKNINISARRGEILGIAGLVGAGRTEFLRAIFGADKKSTGELFIYGERKIIKTPKDAVNCGINFVSEDRKHQGLVLDFEIFKNISLATIKEYAKGGVLEQDLERQDSNHYRDLLNIKSSSVEQKAVNLSGGNQQKVIFAKWLKAAGNILLLDEPTRGIDVGAKYEIYLLLNELAKQGKAIIVVSSDIHELMGICHRIVVMSNGEISGELTREQFESTKLLSLSYQNYLS, encoded by the coding sequence ATGAGTGATAATTATTTACTTAAACTCTCCAATATATGTAAAAGCTTTTCAGGTGTTAAGGTTCTAGAAGGGATAAATTTAAATATTCGAGCAGGAACCTGTCACGTTCTTGCGGGGGAAAATGGAGCAGGGAAAAGTACCCTTATAAAAATGATTTGTGGTTATCATCAACCAACCTCAGGGGAAATGTTGCTCGATAATAAACCTTTTTTACCAAAAACACCTTTTGACGCTATTTCATTAGGGATAAATGCGGTTTATCAGGAGCTGAATTTATTACCTAATTTATCCGTTGCTGAAAATTTATTTTTTGACAATTTACCTCGAAATACATTTGGTTTTGTGGATAAAAATAAGCTTTATGTTCAAACGAAAGAAGCTCTTGCTCAATTTGATTTAGATATTTCTCCAGATACTCCTGTTTCTCAGCTTGGTATTGCTTATATGCAAATGATAGAGATCATTAAAGCGTTAAGTAAGAATGGTAGAATACTCATTTTAGATGAACCTACTGCGACGTTAACGCCGAAGGAAATAGAAAAATTATTTTCTATCCTGAAACGTTTGAAAGAGCAAGGCGTAACACTAATTTACATTTCACATCGTTTAAATGAATTAAAAGAAATTGGTGATGATATTAGTATTTTACGCAATGGTGTCGTTGTGAAAAGTTGTCCGATTGATGAAATTTCAACAGAAGAAATGATTAAAGAAATGATAGGGCGTCAAATGGAAGAGGAATATCCTTTTGATGAAAGCATTCAAATTGGTGAAATAATTTTTGAGGCTAAAAACATTACAACGAATAAAATTAAGAACATCAATATTTCGGCAAGACGAGGGGAAATACTGGGTATTGCTGGGCTTGTTGGTGCAGGACGAACCGAGTTTTTACGAGCAATTTTTGGTGCTGATAAGAAATCAACTGGTGAATTGTTTATTTATGGTGAGCGAAAAATTATCAAAACACCAAAAGATGCTGTGAATTGTGGCATCAATTTTGTTAGTGAAGATCGTAAGCATCAAGGTTTGGTGTTAGATTTTGAAATTTTTAAAAATATCAGTTTAGCGACCATAAAAGAGTATGCAAAAGGCGGTGTACTAGAGCAAGATCTTGAACGTCAAGATAGTAACCATTATCGTGATCTTCTCAATATAAAATCATCGTCTGTAGAGCAAAAAGCAGTTAATTTATCTGGTGGAAATCAACAAAAAGTCATTTTTGCAAAATGGTTAAAAGCAGCAGGTAACATTTTATTACTTGATGAACCAACACGAGGCATTGATGTTGGGGCGAAATACGAAATTTATTTATTACTTAATGAATTGGCTAAACAAGGTAAAGCAATCATCGTTGTTTCATCAGATATCCACGAATTGATGGGAATTTGCCATCGTATTGTTGTAATGAGTAACGGTGAAATTAGTGGTGAATTAACACGCGAGCAATTTGAATCTACCAAATTATTAAGTCTTTCCTATCAAAATTATTTATCTTAA
- a CDS encoding inorganic triphosphatase encodes MQNEIELKIMIEPENIQAIQTWLATQSIVSTETNALANTYYDTPALFFAKQKMGLRVRKVNQNCEMTLKTKGEIVGGLHIRPEYNLDLADEKPDFKRFNSHFNLQFPDVEYIHHSLEKVFSTDVTRTCWLINYQESEIEIALDQGWVENKWGKDRICEIELELKTGDLSTLIQFLNELPMLDGMYFSALSKAERGYFVGRSDEIAKKVKNITACDTSKFTRTEQYQFEQNLADVIRLLPNENEQLFKLFTDLSKLNIPHWQALQTYLKSKCYLKQNIQLIQELYC; translated from the coding sequence ATGCAAAATGAAATTGAACTAAAAATTATGATCGAGCCTGAAAATATTCAGGCGATACAAACTTGGCTTGCGACACAATCTATCGTTTCAACAGAAACAAATGCGTTAGCAAACACCTATTACGATACGCCAGCGCTTTTTTTTGCAAAACAAAAAATGGGATTACGTGTTAGAAAGGTGAATCAAAATTGTGAAATGACCCTAAAAACTAAAGGGGAAATCGTGGGTGGTTTGCATATTCGCCCTGAATATAATTTAGATTTGGCCGATGAAAAACCTGATTTTAAGCGGTTCAATTCTCACTTTAATTTACAATTTCCTGATGTTGAGTATATTCATCATTCACTAGAAAAAGTATTCAGCACTGATGTTACCCGCACTTGCTGGCTTATTAACTATCAAGAGAGTGAAATTGAAATCGCACTTGATCAAGGTTGGGTAGAAAATAAATGGGGAAAAGATCGCATTTGTGAAATTGAATTAGAGCTAAAAACAGGTGATTTAAGCACTCTAATTCAATTTTTAAATGAATTACCAATGCTTGATGGAATGTATTTCAGTGCATTAAGCAAAGCAGAGCGTGGCTATTTTGTTGGTCGTTCTGATGAAATTGCAAAAAAAGTAAAAAATATAACCGCTTGTGATACCTCAAAATTCACAAGAACTGAACAATATCAATTTGAGCAAAATCTAGCTGATGTTATTCGTCTTTTACCTAATGAAAATGAGCAACTATTTAAGCTATTTACTGATCTAAGCAAGCTTAATATACCTCATTGGCAAGCTCTTCAAACTTATTTAAAAAGCAAATGCTACTTAAAACAAAACATTCAACTTATTCAAGAACTTTATTGTTAA
- a CDS encoding anhydro-N-acetylmuramic acid kinase, with product MKANYYIGVMSGTSLDGVDLALVDFATSQPTLKASHFVAMPNELRNDLFKLCSTGETTLQQLGELDHRLGKLYAEAINQFLVLNNLDAEQIEAIGCHGQTIWHSPRTTYPFTTQIGDANIIAAKTGITTIADLRRKDMAFGGQGAPLVPAFHQAVFFDPKFATVVLNIGGISNISVLMPNQPVIGYDTGVGNLLLDAWIGKHLNQSYDKNGDWAKTGKVNSELLRLLLDEPFFSQEPPKSTGRELFNLTWLEQKIVNFEKNHTACSPKDIQRTLVEFTVQSTVQELLRLNTQSLPCRLLVCGGGAKNPLIMQGFTELLPQWKVSTTTEYGLDLDYVEAVAFAWLAYQRIHNLPSNMPSVTGASKAVSLGVIYPK from the coding sequence ATGAAAGCAAATTATTATATTGGTGTAATGTCAGGTACAAGTTTAGATGGCGTAGATCTCGCCTTAGTAGATTTTGCAACGTCGCAACCAACCTTAAAAGCCAGTCATTTTGTGGCAATGCCAAACGAGTTACGAAATGACTTGTTCAAGTTATGTTCAACGGGTGAAACTACTTTACAGCAACTGGGCGAGTTAGATCATCGTTTAGGAAAATTATATGCTGAGGCGATCAATCAATTTTTAGTTTTGAATAACTTAGATGCGGAGCAGATTGAAGCCATTGGTTGTCACGGACAAACAATTTGGCATTCACCACGAACCACCTATCCATTTACCACCCAAATCGGCGATGCAAATATTATCGCAGCAAAAACGGGGATTACGACAATTGCTGATTTACGTCGTAAAGATATGGCATTTGGTGGACAAGGTGCTCCACTTGTGCCAGCCTTTCATCAAGCGGTCTTTTTTGATCCAAAATTTGCAACAGTGGTGTTAAATATTGGTGGGATCAGTAATATCTCGGTGTTAATGCCAAATCAACCCGTCATTGGCTATGACACTGGTGTCGGTAATCTTTTATTAGACGCTTGGATTGGAAAACATCTTAATCAATCTTATGATAAAAATGGTGACTGGGCAAAAACAGGAAAAGTGAATAGTGAATTATTAAGGTTACTATTAGATGAGCCATTTTTCTCTCAAGAACCACCAAAAAGTACTGGGCGAGAATTATTTAACCTTACTTGGCTAGAACAAAAAATTGTAAATTTTGAGAAAAATCACACCGCTTGTTCCCCGAAAGATATTCAACGAACCCTTGTTGAATTTACAGTTCAAAGTACGGTACAAGAATTATTGAGATTAAACACGCAATCATTGCCTTGCCGTTTGTTAGTGTGTGGTGGTGGAGCGAAAAATCCCCTTATTATGCAAGGTTTCACAGAATTGCTCCCCCAATGGAAAGTCAGCACCACCACAGAGTATGGATTAGATCTTGATTATGTTGAAGCTGTTGCTTTTGCGTGGCTAGCTTATCAGCGTATACATAATTTACCTTCTAATATGCCGAGCGTCACAGGGGCGAGCAAAGCTGTGAGTTTAGGGGTGATATATCCTAAATGA
- a CDS encoding Dps family protein yields MINNIGLNTQASNNIAVELNNLLASYQVFYTNVRGYHWNIKGVNFFELHAKFEEIYSDLVIKVDEIAERILTLGQTPNNAFSQYLETSRIKEDIAVSDAKGCLAGTLEGFQILLKQQREVMEMASEADDEGTASQMSDYIKEQEKLVWMLSASVA; encoded by the coding sequence ATGATCAATAACATCGGTTTAAATACGCAAGCATCAAACAATATCGCTGTTGAATTAAATAATCTTTTAGCAAGCTATCAAGTTTTTTATACTAACGTACGTGGTTATCACTGGAATATCAAAGGGGTAAACTTCTTTGAATTACACGCTAAATTTGAAGAAATTTATAGCGATTTGGTGATTAAAGTAGATGAAATTGCAGAACGTATTTTAACCTTAGGTCAAACACCTAATAACGCATTTAGCCAATATTTAGAAACATCTCGTATCAAAGAAGATATTGCTGTAAGCGATGCAAAAGGTTGTTTAGCTGGCACATTAGAAGGTTTCCAAATTTTATTAAAACAACAACGCGAAGTAATGGAAATGGCGAGTGAAGCAGATGATGAAGGAACGGCTTCTCAAATGAGCGATTACATTAAAGAGCAAGAAAAATTAGTATGGATGCTATCTGCCTCTGTCGCTTAA
- a CDS encoding aminotransferase class IV family protein: protein MCQYPLFETLAIIDGKIQNIEFHQQRLDYAMKNYFHSNQAVTFLSKFAIPTQFQQGLVRCRLDYNASDFEVNFYPYNSKKIQTFQCIYTQDLDYQFKYADRQKLDNLKNSNCDEIIIINNGFISDCTIGNLLFLKENQWYCSNHYLLKGTQLSSLISQQKVQLIEIKCEDIFGFEKIMMINALNPFDENRTVLISKDTIKI, encoded by the coding sequence ATGTGCCAATATCCTCTATTTGAAACCCTTGCGATTATTGATGGAAAAATACAAAATATTGAGTTTCATCAACAACGCCTTGATTATGCAATGAAAAACTATTTTCACTCAAATCAAGCGGTTACATTTTTATCAAAATTTGCAATTCCTACGCAGTTTCAACAAGGGCTTGTACGTTGTCGTCTTGATTATAATGCAAGTGATTTTGAGGTGAATTTTTATCCTTATAACTCGAAAAAAATCCAAACATTTCAATGTATTTATACGCAAGATTTGGATTATCAGTTTAAATACGCTGATCGCCAAAAACTTGATAATTTAAAAAACTCAAATTGTGATGAAATTATCATTATTAACAATGGCTTTATCAGTGATTGTACGATTGGTAATTTACTTTTTTTAAAAGAAAATCAGTGGTACTGCTCTAATCATTATTTGTTGAAAGGTACGCAACTCAGTTCGTTGATTTCTCAACAAAAAGTCCAACTTATCGAGATTAAATGTGAAGATATTTTTGGATTTGAAAAAATAATGATGATCAATGCGTTAAATCCGTTTGATGAGAACAGGACGGTTTTGATTTCGAAGGATACAATTAAAATATAA
- the rpmE gene encoding 50S ribosomal protein L31, which translates to MKQGIHPKYEEITANCSCGNVIKVRSTAGKDLNLDVCGKCHPFYTGKQRVVDTGGRVERFNKRFSILGSKK; encoded by the coding sequence ATGAAACAAGGTATTCATCCTAAATATGAAGAAATTACTGCAAACTGTTCTTGTGGTAATGTTATTAAAGTTCGTTCAACTGCGGGCAAAGACTTAAACTTAGATGTGTGTGGTAAATGTCACCCATTCTATACTGGTAAACAACGTGTTGTTGATACTGGTGGTCGAGTAGAACGCTTTAACAAACGTTTCAGCATCTTAGGTTCAAAAAAATAA
- a CDS encoding ABC transporter permease — protein sequence MTAIENNKSSTSKKITRALLKEAGIGVALVILLIFFTLAHSKFMTMSNVSNILTQISINTIIAAGMTFVILLGGIDLSVGAVLALCAVVSAKILTFAAFPPFVAISLAVIASIIAGLFCGLISGAICEKWKIHSFIVTLGMLNIARGLALEIADARTIFGFPMSFNSFGAMTIFNVPVIFIIAILVVIIGGLVLSKTVFGRMIYAIGNNEESVRLSGHNPVKYKIIAFAICGGATGLAAIMYMLRLNIANPILGTGFELNAIAAVVIGGTSLFGGKGSMLGTFLGACIMGVLGNGLLLMGLGDFTRQIITGIVIILAVILDTYRGRLEKRLTD from the coding sequence ATGACAGCGATTGAAAATAACAAAAGTTCGACATCAAAAAAAATCACAAGAGCCTTGCTAAAAGAGGCTGGAATAGGCGTGGCATTAGTCATATTATTGATCTTTTTTACCTTAGCTCATAGTAAGTTTATGACGATGAGCAATGTATCTAATATTTTAACTCAAATTAGTATTAACACAATCATTGCGGCGGGAATGACTTTCGTTATTCTTCTCGGTGGAATTGATTTATCCGTTGGGGCAGTACTTGCTCTTTGTGCTGTGGTGAGTGCTAAAATATTAACATTTGCTGCTTTTCCTCCTTTTGTCGCAATCTCACTTGCTGTGATTGCTAGTATTATAGCTGGATTATTTTGTGGGCTAATTAGTGGAGCAATTTGTGAAAAATGGAAAATACATTCATTTATTGTGACATTAGGAATGCTGAATATTGCTCGTGGACTCGCCTTAGAAATTGCTGACGCTCGTACTATTTTTGGCTTTCCAATGAGTTTTAATAGTTTTGGTGCAATGACAATTTTTAATGTCCCTGTTATTTTTATTATTGCGATATTGGTTGTGATTATTGGTGGCTTAGTCTTGAGTAAAACTGTCTTTGGAAGAATGATTTACGCTATTGGTAATAATGAAGAAAGTGTGCGTTTATCAGGGCATAACCCAGTAAAATATAAAATTATTGCTTTTGCTATTTGTGGCGGAGCGACAGGGCTTGCTGCGATTATGTATATGTTACGCTTAAATATTGCTAACCCTATCTTAGGTACAGGATTTGAATTAAATGCGATTGCTGCTGTGGTTATTGGTGGTACCTCACTATTTGGTGGTAAAGGATCAATGCTTGGTACATTTTTAGGTGCTTGTATTATGGGCGTACTTGGAAATGGTTTATTGTTAATGGGGCTTGGTGATTTCACACGTCAAATTATTACCGGTATTGTCATTATTTTAGCGGTTATTTTAGACACTTATCGTGGTCGTTTAGAAAAACGTTTAACCGATTAG